In Treponema denticola, one genomic interval encodes:
- the lnt gene encoding apolipoprotein N-acyltransferase: MRFFLSFLTIFMSSALFSLGIPNEILNFGSALAGFSGLVLVYYALLNCGSHKRAAFLYGFFVSFVHLMSSFWLAFFEDFAIFTLGASTLAYFFMAMPFGFLLYHGLQKDKSLRPFYFASIWMLWEFSKSTGFLAYPWGTAPMICFNLKAFIQFVDTTGVWGLSFVVPFIAACLGEILQAHAISVNSKAFFTSLKEIKKLIIFTGLMTLIINLYGIKILNTKIAPKTFLNTVIIQQNTDPWDNSQFEENIKTSQTLSRKAIFSANTKPDLIVWSESSLIIPYKGNEDFYEFIPYDNPFSRFLADTDTPIIVGSPHIDEKKQYNAAYLLSPKGEILGIYSKIQLVAFAEYMPFSDNPIVAKFFDKLVGFSSGWTPGKEYNVFTVTNSEGKTINFTVPICFEDAFPAVCVNLHNEGSEVLINITNDSWSKTKSAEYQHFVVAHFRAIELRTTLVRSTNSGYSAVIDPKGNIIADLPLFEAGSLCTEVPIYKHTKTFYASYKDWFPLMMFLILIFNIFLEKKRFKSSS; the protein is encoded by the coding sequence ATGCGATTTTTTTTATCTTTTTTAACTATTTTTATGTCCTCTGCTCTATTTTCTCTCGGAATCCCCAACGAAATTTTAAATTTCGGCTCTGCCCTTGCAGGTTTTTCAGGATTAGTTTTAGTATACTATGCACTTCTTAACTGCGGCTCACATAAAAGAGCTGCATTTTTGTACGGTTTTTTTGTTTCTTTTGTTCATTTGATGTCAAGCTTTTGGCTTGCCTTTTTTGAAGACTTTGCTATATTTACGCTTGGAGCCAGCACCCTTGCATATTTTTTTATGGCAATGCCTTTCGGTTTTTTACTTTATCACGGTCTTCAAAAAGACAAAAGTTTAAGACCTTTCTATTTTGCCTCTATTTGGATGCTTTGGGAATTCTCAAAATCTACAGGTTTTTTAGCCTACCCTTGGGGAACTGCCCCTATGATCTGCTTTAATTTAAAAGCTTTTATTCAATTTGTAGACACAACCGGTGTGTGGGGCTTATCTTTTGTTGTCCCTTTTATTGCAGCATGCCTAGGTGAAATTTTACAGGCCCATGCCATTTCGGTAAACTCAAAAGCATTTTTTACAAGTTTAAAAGAAATTAAAAAGCTTATTATCTTCACAGGCCTTATGACCTTAATAATAAATCTATATGGAATAAAGATTTTAAATACAAAAATAGCTCCTAAAACATTTTTAAACACCGTGATAATCCAGCAAAACACCGACCCATGGGATAACTCTCAATTTGAAGAGAATATAAAGACCTCTCAAACATTAAGCCGTAAGGCAATATTTTCTGCAAACACAAAACCGGATCTTATAGTTTGGAGCGAGTCATCCCTTATAATTCCTTACAAGGGCAATGAGGATTTTTATGAATTTATTCCTTATGATAACCCATTTTCCCGATTCTTAGCCGATACGGATACTCCTATCATAGTCGGCTCCCCGCATATAGACGAAAAAAAGCAATATAACGCAGCCTATCTTTTATCTCCTAAAGGAGAAATCTTAGGAATTTATTCTAAAATACAGCTTGTTGCCTTTGCCGAGTACATGCCTTTTAGCGATAATCCTATCGTAGCAAAATTTTTTGATAAGCTCGTAGGCTTTTCTTCCGGTTGGACTCCTGGGAAAGAATATAATGTATTTACCGTAACCAACTCGGAAGGAAAGACTATCAATTTTACGGTTCCAATATGCTTTGAAGACGCCTTTCCTGCCGTATGTGTCAACCTCCATAATGAAGGAAGTGAAGTACTGATTAATATAACAAATGACTCATGGTCTAAAACAAAGAGTGCCGAATACCAGCACTTTGTAGTAGCCCATTTTAGAGCCATAGAGCTTAGAACAACCTTGGTACGTTCAACAAACTCAGGTTATTCTGCTGTTATAGACCCTAAGGGAAATATTATTGCAGATCTTCCATTATTTGAAGCCGGATCCCTTTGTACGGAAGTCCCCATTTATAAACACACAAAAACATTTTATGCCTCATATAAGGATTGGTTCCCGCTTATGATGTTTTTAATATTGATTTTTAATATCTTTTTGGAAAAAAAGAGGTTTAAATCAAGCTCCTAA
- a CDS encoding Do family serine endopeptidase, with translation MRKLKNPLSAMAGILLIMLVSVVFLSARCSSNPENASTVYADPGLKTELSKESVSALEALQKANRELTSMILPSVVTLDVVETRKVQNNIDGFPWFFFNRPQDQKDGQGEREYEAEGMGSGVIVRKTGKTYYALTNQHVTGNAKTISVMLYNGDKVQGKLVGSDQRKDVALVSFDYDKDLRVAVLGDSNTVQVGDLTYAIGAPMGYVSTVTSGIVSAVGRSGGPNRNNINDFIQTDAAINQGNSGGPLVNIYGEVIGINNWIVSSSGGSQGLAFSIPINNLKKAIDDFITSGEIKYGWLGVQLLEINDKFRENLNLKDIEGAFAGQVFLGSPADKGGIKPGDYITEVNSTKVKNVDDILRIIADLKPGESSSFKVLRRGKEISATVKIEERDEKNVADSSKLWPGFVPSPLTDEIIKQLELKKGQNGVLVTSLQSKSPAAVMSLQPGDLIVKVNGKDVKDVLSFYDELSNAKGEIWFDFIREGHNLVTPKIKR, from the coding sequence ATGCGTAAATTAAAAAATCCGCTTTCAGCGATGGCCGGAATTTTATTGATTATGCTTGTTTCGGTTGTTTTTCTTTCAGCCCGATGTTCAAGTAATCCCGAAAATGCTTCTACAGTGTATGCAGATCCGGGTTTAAAGACTGAGCTGAGTAAAGAGTCTGTTTCGGCTCTTGAGGCCCTTCAAAAAGCAAATCGAGAGCTTACTTCCATGATTTTACCCTCGGTAGTTACCCTTGATGTTGTAGAAACAAGAAAGGTTCAAAACAATATAGACGGCTTTCCTTGGTTTTTCTTTAACCGCCCTCAGGATCAAAAAGACGGGCAAGGCGAAAGAGAATATGAAGCCGAAGGCATGGGCTCAGGCGTTATCGTTAGAAAGACGGGAAAAACCTATTATGCTTTAACAAATCAGCATGTTACAGGCAATGCCAAGACAATTTCCGTTATGCTTTATAACGGGGATAAGGTTCAAGGTAAATTGGTCGGCTCGGATCAGAGGAAGGATGTTGCCCTTGTTTCTTTCGATTATGATAAGGATTTGAGGGTTGCCGTATTGGGAGACTCAAACACCGTACAGGTGGGAGATCTTACCTATGCAATCGGTGCTCCTATGGGCTATGTGTCTACAGTTACAAGCGGAATTGTAAGTGCAGTAGGCCGTTCAGGCGGACCTAACAGAAATAATATAAACGATTTTATCCAAACCGATGCAGCTATAAATCAAGGTAATTCGGGCGGCCCCTTGGTCAATATCTATGGTGAGGTTATAGGCATAAATAACTGGATTGTTTCATCAAGCGGCGGTTCTCAAGGTCTTGCCTTTTCGATTCCTATAAACAATCTTAAAAAGGCTATCGATGATTTTATCACTTCGGGTGAAATCAAATACGGCTGGCTCGGTGTTCAGCTTCTTGAAATAAACGATAAGTTTAGAGAAAACTTAAACTTAAAGGATATTGAAGGAGCCTTTGCAGGACAGGTATTTTTAGGCTCTCCTGCGGATAAGGGCGGTATAAAACCCGGTGATTATATTACCGAGGTAAATTCTACAAAGGTTAAAAATGTTGACGATATCCTGCGTATTATCGCCGACTTAAAGCCTGGAGAGTCTTCATCTTTTAAGGTTTTACGAAGAGGAAAAGAAATTTCTGCAACCGTAAAAATCGAAGAAAGAGATGAAAAAAACGTAGCCGATTCTTCAAAACTTTGGCCCGGCTTTGTTCCGTCTCCTTTAACTGATGAAATTATAAAGCAGTTAGAGCTTAAAAAAGGTCAAAATGGTGTTTTGGTAACAAGTTTACAGTCTAAGAGCCCTGCTGCCGTTATGAGCTTACAGCCCGGCGATCTTATAGTGAAGGTCAACGGAAAAGATGTAAAAGATGTGTTGAGCTTTTATGATGAGCTTTCAAACGCAAAGGGCGAAATATGGTTTGACTTTATAAGAGAGGGGCATAATTTGGTTACCCCAAAGATTAAAAGATAA
- a CDS encoding EscU/YscU/HrcU family type III secretion system export apparatus switch protein, producing MHKKGLDCAVALSYTLQSKAPIITAAGKGITAKKIRETAERNGVKIVEDETLANILVHQEIGACIPEYTYKAVAAIFSFLLKK from the coding sequence ATGCATAAAAAAGGACTCGATTGTGCCGTTGCTCTTTCCTATACTTTACAATCAAAAGCGCCAATAATTACAGCAGCGGGAAAGGGTATTACAGCAAAAAAAATAAGAGAAACAGCAGAACGTAATGGAGTTAAAATTGTGGAAGATGAAACCTTGGCAAATATTCTTGTTCACCAAGAAATCGGGGCCTGTATTCCCGAATATACCTACAAAGCTGTAGCTGCTATTTTTTCTTTTTTGTTAAAAAAATAA
- a CDS encoding HD-GYP domain-containing protein encodes MLKKIKTTDLKIGVRFSAPVFFDDGRNMLLLRGTPLSDDELNTLKRWKIQYVVTAGDPVPEGETLDDEIAELDELDEVEALEDPEEIEEAQEDYPISGTKIKRSEIEEISADCILKLTQDSRSMQLHTEYLEIIKSLEKIFENFKARRPVDNTPVSYHATELIELVRKNPPLCVGFILGTELEEDSLARSAVNTAILTIILCEALELPKNRINEITIAALLHDIGMMKIPQKILNKKEALTDVEKQAVAAHTAYAYKTAMSELMYTREIALSIMQHHERWDGKGYPNGLSGKDIDIGARIITVADAFVAMITPKPYRDLMLGYQAMKNLLADNARIFDPEIIKVMIRSIGIYPIGSIVLMNDASLARVVKSSPEAPMRPFIRVLIDATGEVLNEDSEPIDLKKNKNLFIVRAIDPRAYRNK; translated from the coding sequence ATGTTAAAAAAAATTAAAACAACGGATCTTAAAATAGGGGTACGCTTTTCAGCTCCCGTATTCTTTGACGATGGACGCAACATGCTTCTTCTTAGAGGCACACCTTTAAGCGACGATGAGTTAAACACCTTAAAAAGATGGAAGATTCAATATGTTGTTACAGCCGGAGATCCTGTACCGGAAGGTGAGACCTTAGATGATGAAATAGCAGAGCTTGATGAACTAGATGAGGTTGAAGCTCTTGAAGATCCGGAGGAAATAGAGGAAGCTCAAGAAGATTATCCCATCAGCGGAACTAAAATTAAAAGATCCGAAATTGAAGAAATTTCCGCCGACTGCATTTTAAAACTTACACAGGATTCCCGCTCCATGCAGCTCCATACGGAATATTTGGAAATTATAAAAAGCCTTGAAAAAATATTTGAAAATTTTAAAGCAAGACGCCCCGTAGATAATACTCCGGTAAGCTATCATGCAACAGAGTTGATAGAGCTCGTAAGAAAAAATCCGCCTCTTTGTGTGGGCTTTATATTGGGAACCGAGCTTGAAGAAGACAGCCTAGCCCGATCCGCCGTAAATACGGCCATCTTAACCATAATTCTATGCGAAGCCTTGGAATTGCCGAAAAACAGAATAAACGAAATAACTATAGCTGCCTTGCTGCATGATATAGGGATGATGAAAATACCTCAAAAGATATTAAACAAAAAAGAGGCTTTAACTGATGTTGAAAAACAAGCGGTTGCTGCCCATACAGCCTATGCCTACAAGACAGCTATGAGTGAACTCATGTACACGCGGGAAATTGCCTTGAGCATTATGCAGCACCACGAAAGATGGGATGGAAAGGGCTATCCTAACGGTCTTTCAGGAAAGGATATCGATATAGGAGCACGAATCATAACGGTTGCAGATGCTTTTGTTGCAATGATAACCCCCAAACCATATAGGGATCTGATGCTTGGCTATCAAGCCATGAAAAATCTTTTAGCCGATAATGCCCGAATTTTCGATCCTGAAATAATAAAAGTTATGATAAGAAGCATAGGCATCTACCCCATAGGCTCCATCGTTTTAATGAACGATGCTTCGCTTGCCAGAGTAGTAAAAAGCTCGCCTGAAGCACCCATGCGCCCATTTATACGGGTACTAATCGATGCAACGGGAGAAGTTTTAAATGAAGATTCCGAACCGATTGATTTAAAGAAAAATAAAAACCTTTTTATAGTTCGGGCTATAGATCCAAGGGCTTATAGAAACAAATAA
- a CDS encoding YraN family protein codes for MDSLGSKGERQIADWLINKGYLILEKNWRTRTGEIDIIALDKTEQTSSGGVLVFVEVKTLLKTELSDLDLIINKKKQDRIIKTAKHFLANNRKYNKMYIRFDVVVLRSNPFLEQPLEILHLKDAFGDCYD; via the coding sequence ATGGATTCTCTCGGCTCAAAAGGAGAAAGACAAATAGCCGATTGGCTTATAAATAAAGGCTATCTTATCTTAGAAAAAAATTGGAGAACCCGCACAGGTGAGATAGATATAATTGCTTTAGATAAAACGGAGCAAACCTCATCCGGCGGGGTTTTGGTTTTTGTAGAAGTAAAAACCTTATTAAAAACGGAACTATCCGATTTAGATCTCATTATCAACAAAAAAAAACAAGACAGGATTATAAAAACCGCTAAACATTTTCTTGCAAACAATCGAAAATATAATAAGATGTATATAAGATTTGATGTGGTCGTATTACGATCAAACCCTTTTTTGGAACAGCCGCTTGAGATACTACATTTAAAAGACGCCTTTGGAGATTGCTATGACTAG